In the genome of Girardinichthys multiradiatus isolate DD_20200921_A chromosome 7, DD_fGirMul_XY1, whole genome shotgun sequence, one region contains:
- the LOC124871108 gene encoding uncharacterized protein LOC124871108: protein MDGDWEKIKNKKRIEKQDLDQREKWVKCWNEWITEAMCRERKSKLKQMAGGKDLSGDVGNRYDNAGRAVEDPTFPPPYRPSDASPSCLYPSLQTELRALQMADLDLDSRPPPAAGQPAAGQPANLPTSQPGQLASPLQHQPVNQLTHPPAVQADLTEHSGPSGAEGVIMHQPTDEQQPGSSKDQKIPFLSSPVSFHEFTWLRSGRQRGEGKKEEEEYQCPMLEVAGTNEPQLVFRPWTAADIQASAALLPDPVGDGRKFAMEFKALCHEMRPTGTEIRRLLAAKIKPGDLVGLRLPDPAVRLVVTTGGENGDLNHRNGPWYNAIEHLCTDLITKFPQRSDCAVLQQVKQRPDETVTDFLYRMEEAFNKHLGMECPADFTVLGPWEKMLCGYIMEGLLPEIAAQTKTLYVGWRQGVCFEELKRHSLHSDDVINDRKKKKADKRETDLHNAALTLYYSTNQRGSFLRRRGRGRRGRGRGR from the coding sequence atggatggtgattgggagaaaataaaaaataaaaaaaggattgaaaaacaagatttagatcagagagaaaaatgggtaaaatgttggaatgaatggattACGGAGGCTATGTGTAGGGAAAGAAAGTCCAAATTGAAACAGATGGCAGGGGGAAAAGATTTGTCCGGGGACGTGGGAAACAGGTATGACAATGCTGGTCGTGCCGTTGAAGACCCCACGTTTCCACCTCCATATAGACCTAGTGATGCTTCACCCTCCTGTCTATATCCATCTTTACAGACGGAGTTACGGGCCCTCCAGATGGCAGACCTCGATCTAGACTCCCGTCCTCCTCCTGCAGCGGGCCAACCAGCAGCGGGCCAACCAGCAAATCTGCCCACAAGTCAGCCAGGACAACTCGCCAGTCCGCTTCAGCATCAGCCCGTGAATCAACTCACACATCCACCTGCAGTGCAGGCTGACCTCACCGAGCACAGCGGCCCCAGCGGAGCGGAAGGTGTGATTATGCACCAGCCTACAGATGAGCAGCAACCGGGATCATCAAAGGACCAGAAAAtacctttcctctcctctcctgttagctttcatgagtttacatggctacgaagtggaagacaacgagGAGAAggtaaaaaagaggaagaagagtatCAATGCCCTATGTTGGAAGTAGCCGGAACAAATGAGCCTCAGTTGGTGTTTCGACCGTGGACTGCAGCAGACATCCAAGCCAGCGCCGCGTTACTTCCGGATCCCGTAGGAGACGGAAGAAAGTTTGCTATggaatttaaagctttatgccATGAAATGAGACCTACCGGCACAGAAATTCGCCGGctccttgcagcaaaaatcaaACCTGGAGATTTAGTTGGTCTGAGATTGCCAGATCCTGCAGTGCGCCTTGTCGTGACAACTGGAGGTGAAAATGGTGATTTAAATCATCGTAATGGGCCATGGTATAATgccatagaacatttgtgcactGACTTGATCACAAAATTTCCACAGAGGAGTGATTGTGCCGTGCTACAACAAGTTAAACAACGTCCTGATGAGACTGTCACTGATTTTCTTTACCGGATGGAAGAAGCATTCAATAAACATTTAGGTATGGAGTGCCCCGCTGACTTTACTGTTTTGGGCCCCTGGGAAAAGATGCTGTGTGGCTATATTATGGAAGGACTTCTCCCTGAGATCGCAGCACAAACTAAGACTCTTTATGTTGGTTGGAGACAAGGGGTGTGttttgaggagctgaaaagacatTCTTTACACAGCGATGATGTTATCAacgacaggaagaagaaaaaagcggACAAAAGAGAGACTGATTTGCATAACGCTGCCTTGACCCTGTATTACAGCACAAATCAACGTGGTTCTTTTCTACGAAGACGAGGCCGGGGACGCCGGGGCAGAGGTCGGGGAAGATGA